From one Geoalkalibacter halelectricus genomic stretch:
- the queA gene encoding tRNA preQ1(34) S-adenosylmethionine ribosyltransferase-isomerase QueA produces the protein MQLSNFDFELPEGLIAQHPAQRRDGSRLMTIERTAGLISSGVFTDVVDAFRPGDVLVINDTRVIPARLLGRKESGGRIEVFLVRRLQDEEETWLCLTRSSKPARPGTRLVFDGGLRGEILEDAHAEPGQRRVRFAFQGDFMQVLEEVGHIPLPPYIDRADQGLDRDRYQTVFAREPGAVAAPTAGLHFTEDVLRQLRERGVEILPLTLHVGPGTFLPVRVTDIRSHRMHAEHFRVSETTAAAVNQAKREGRRIFALGTTATRVLEYALDDGDCLVAGEGVSDLFIYPGFRFRMVNALITNFHLPRSTLLMLVCAFAGQDLTLAAYRRAVVEKFRFFSYGDCMLIL, from the coding sequence ATGCAGCTTAGCAATTTTGATTTCGAACTTCCCGAAGGGTTGATCGCCCAGCACCCCGCACAGCGACGCGATGGGTCTCGCCTGATGACCATCGAGCGCACGGCGGGGCTGATTTCTTCCGGGGTCTTTACCGATGTGGTTGATGCCTTTCGTCCTGGGGACGTGCTGGTCATCAACGATACGCGGGTTATCCCCGCGCGACTGCTCGGGCGCAAGGAATCCGGCGGGCGGATCGAGGTTTTTCTGGTGCGCCGCCTGCAGGATGAAGAAGAAACCTGGTTGTGCCTGACGCGCTCCTCCAAACCGGCTCGGCCTGGCACGCGGCTGGTGTTCGACGGTGGGTTGCGAGGCGAGATTCTGGAAGATGCGCACGCGGAACCCGGTCAGCGGCGGGTGCGTTTCGCCTTTCAAGGCGACTTCATGCAGGTTCTTGAAGAGGTGGGGCATATTCCTCTGCCCCCCTATATCGATCGTGCCGATCAAGGCCTGGATCGGGATCGCTACCAGACTGTTTTTGCTCGGGAACCCGGCGCGGTTGCGGCACCCACCGCGGGCCTGCATTTTACCGAAGATGTTTTACGGCAACTACGCGAGCGCGGTGTCGAGATCCTTCCCCTGACCCTGCACGTCGGACCCGGTACTTTTTTGCCGGTACGGGTTACGGACATACGCTCCCATCGCATGCACGCCGAGCATTTTCGGGTTTCGGAGACCACCGCGGCCGCGGTCAATCAGGCCAAGCGCGAAGGGCGCCGGATTTTTGCCCTCGGCACCACTGCCACTCGGGTCCTGGAATATGCTCTGGATGACGGCGACTGTCTGGTAGCGGGGGAGGGCGTCTCCGATCTTTTTATTTATCCGGGGTTTCGCTTTCGCATGGTGAACGCTTTGATCACCAACTTCCACCTGCCGCGATCCACCTTGCTGATGCTGGTTTGCGCCTTTGCCGGCCAAGACTTGACGCTGGCTGCCTATCGCCGGGCGGTGGTCGAAAAGTTTCGTTTTTTCAGCTACGGCGATTGCATGCTCATCCTTTGA
- the argC gene encoding N-acetyl-gamma-glutamyl-phosphate reductase — MIKVAIVGASGYTGVELARLLHAHPEVEIACVTSRQNVGEELAALFPSLHGAITQVCDDVDVDLVCAKADFIFTALPHRTAMAVVPAFLHAGKRVVDLSADYRLREVSVYEQWYQAHTSPELLAEAVYGLPEIYRDKIAPARLVANPGCYPTSVALALKPLLVEGLVDVSTLVVDAKSGTSGAGRAAKVASLFCEVNEGFKPYGVAGHRHTPEIEQTLGDVAGAAIRLTFTPHLLPVNRGILSTCYAQFTAALSVADLRAIYRNHYEQEFFVRLLPEGVWPNIANVRGSNFCDLNLTLDPRTGKVIVAAAIDNLVKGAAGQAVQNMNLMHGFEERLGLAQLPLFP; from the coding sequence ATGATCAAGGTTGCGATCGTTGGGGCCAGCGGGTATACCGGCGTCGAGCTGGCAAGGCTGCTGCATGCCCATCCCGAAGTGGAAATCGCCTGCGTGACCTCGCGGCAGAATGTCGGGGAGGAATTGGCGGCCCTATTCCCCTCGTTGCACGGCGCCATCACCCAGGTGTGCGACGATGTCGACGTTGATCTGGTCTGCGCCAAGGCCGATTTTATCTTCACCGCTCTGCCGCACCGGACGGCCATGGCGGTGGTTCCGGCTTTTCTGCACGCCGGCAAGCGGGTGGTCGATCTGTCCGCGGATTATCGCCTGCGCGAGGTTTCGGTCTATGAGCAGTGGTATCAGGCCCACACCAGCCCCGAGCTGCTCGCCGAGGCGGTCTACGGATTGCCTGAAATCTACCGGGACAAAATCGCGCCGGCCCGCTTGGTGGCTAATCCCGGCTGTTATCCCACCAGCGTCGCGCTGGCGTTGAAACCCCTGCTCGTCGAGGGGCTCGTCGATGTCTCCACGCTGGTGGTGGATGCCAAGTCCGGAACCAGCGGCGCGGGGCGCGCCGCCAAGGTGGCGAGCCTGTTCTGCGAGGTCAACGAGGGATTCAAACCCTACGGCGTCGCCGGACATCGCCATACGCCGGAAATCGAGCAGACCCTTGGCGATGTGGCCGGCGCTGCGATCAGATTGACATTCACGCCCCACTTGTTGCCGGTGAATCGCGGAATTCTTTCCACCTGTTATGCGCAGTTCACCGCCGCCTTGTCCGTCGCGGATCTGCGCGCCATCTACCGCAATCACTACGAGCAAGAGTTTTTTGTCCGTCTTCTTCCCGAGGGAGTCTGGCCCAACATCGCCAACGTGCGGGGCAGCAATTTCTGTGACCTCAACCTGACGCTTGATCCGCGCACGGGGAAGGTGATCGTCGCCGCGGCCATCGACAATCTGGTCAAGGGCGCAGCCGGTCAGGCAGTACAGAATATGAATCTCATGCACGGCTTCGAGGAACGCCTCGGCCTCGCTCAACTGCCTCTATTTCCCTAG
- the rpsI gene encoding 30S ribosomal protein S9: MAQETFTATGKRKTSVARVRMMPGQGRIMVNNRTLDEYFGRETSKMVVMQPLELTQKVGAFDIFVNVCGGGPSGQAGAIKHGITKALLAVDAELRGTLKKAGFITRDSRVKERKKYGLRGARRSFQFSKR, translated from the coding sequence ATGGCTCAGGAAACCTTTACCGCCACCGGTAAGAGAAAGACATCCGTGGCCCGGGTGCGCATGATGCCCGGCCAGGGTCGGATCATGGTCAACAATCGCACGCTGGACGAATACTTCGGGCGCGAAACCTCCAAGATGGTGGTCATGCAGCCCCTGGAACTGACCCAGAAGGTTGGTGCGTTCGATATCTTTGTTAATGTCTGCGGCGGTGGTCCCTCGGGTCAGGCCGGTGCCATCAAGCACGGCATCACCAAGGCGCTGCTCGCGGTTGACGCTGAATTGCGCGGCACCCTGAAGAAGGCCGGGTTCATCACGCGCGACAGTCGCGTCAAAGAGCGTAAGAAGTACGGTCTGCGCGGCGCGCGGCGCAGCTTCCAGTTCTCCAAGCGTTAA
- the rplM gene encoding 50S ribosomal protein L13, with protein sequence MSTRVVSNSQVEKSWYVVDVEDKVLGRAATEVARILRGKHKAIYAPSVDTGDFVIIVNADKIRLTGNKMADKMYYRHSGFPGGIKSINAEKLLAAKPEELIKKAVKGMLPKNKLGRQMFKKLKVYAGADHPHQAQQPKEFTL encoded by the coding sequence ATGAGCACCCGAGTCGTTTCGAATTCGCAAGTTGAAAAGAGCTGGTATGTGGTTGATGTCGAGGACAAGGTCCTCGGGCGCGCCGCCACCGAAGTTGCGCGCATTCTGCGCGGCAAGCACAAAGCGATCTACGCCCCGAGTGTCGATACGGGTGATTTCGTCATCATTGTCAATGCCGACAAGATCCGCCTGACCGGCAATAAGATGGCCGACAAGATGTATTATCGGCATTCCGGTTTTCCCGGCGGAATCAAGTCGATCAACGCGGAAAAGCTGCTGGCCGCCAAACCCGAAGAGCTGATCAAGAAGGCCGTCAAGGGCATGTTGCCCAAAAACAAGCTCGGGCGGCAGATGTTCAAAAAGCTCAAGGTCTACGCTGGGGCCGATCATCCCCATCAAGCCCAGCAGCCCAAAGAATTTACTTTATAA
- a CDS encoding universal stress protein, giving the protein MKKILKILVPIDFSRHSLETLRFALTLRDYFDPTYCLLYVAVDGDFEYFTQMAGKPRQERQLQMREAQRRLEEEARRVLADCSDVRIETAVLSGIPFKEICRYAEEQNVELIVIGTHGRTGLAHLLIGSTAERVVQQAPCPVLSLKPSIL; this is encoded by the coding sequence ATGAAAAAGATTTTGAAAATTCTCGTACCGATCGATTTTTCCCGGCACAGCCTTGAGACATTAAGGTTTGCGCTGACGCTGAGAGACTATTTCGATCCGACCTATTGCCTTCTCTACGTGGCCGTCGACGGCGACTTCGAATATTTTACCCAGATGGCCGGCAAGCCCCGCCAGGAGCGTCAACTGCAAATGCGCGAAGCACAGCGCCGCTTGGAGGAGGAGGCGCGGCGCGTTCTGGCGGATTGCTCCGATGTTCGCATTGAAACCGCCGTGCTTAGCGGCATCCCCTTCAAGGAAATCTGCCGCTATGCCGAGGAGCAGAATGTCGAGCTTATCGTCATCGGCACCCATGGTCGCACCGGACTTGCTCATCTGCTCATCGGCAGTACCGCCGAACGTGTGGTGCAGCAGGCGCCCTGTCCGGTTTTGAGCCTCAAGCCCTCGATTCTCTGA
- the truA gene encoding tRNA pseudouridine(38-40) synthase TruA, whose translation MANIRLILEYDGTAYAGWQRQPNGLGIQQVVEESLHQLLGTPVTLISSGRTDAGVHARGMVANFHTERDLPPAAYREGLNGLLPKDIAVQDAMQVRDAFHARYDARGKWYRYCLCRNPVRSPLYARYSWQLRADLDLAAMRQAASALVGRHDFQAFRTAGCAARTTTREIFSVDFAAEGKLLFIDVRGSGFLRNMVRVMVGTLVEIGLGKRPPEDMARLVGDGRGRAGPTAPPQGLCLMEVWY comes from the coding sequence ATGGCCAACATTCGCCTGATTCTCGAATATGACGGTACGGCCTATGCCGGCTGGCAGCGTCAACCCAACGGCCTCGGCATTCAGCAGGTGGTGGAGGAGAGTCTCCATCAGCTGCTTGGGACCCCCGTGACCCTGATTTCGTCCGGGCGCACCGATGCCGGGGTGCATGCACGGGGCATGGTGGCCAATTTTCATACCGAGCGCGACCTGCCACCGGCCGCCTACCGCGAAGGTCTCAACGGGCTGCTGCCGAAGGATATCGCCGTTCAGGACGCGATGCAGGTTCGCGATGCCTTTCACGCCCGCTACGATGCGCGCGGCAAATGGTATCGCTATTGTTTGTGCCGCAATCCCGTGCGCTCACCCCTTTACGCCCGCTACAGCTGGCAACTGCGGGCCGACCTCGACCTCGCTGCCATGCGCCAGGCGGCAAGCGCGCTGGTGGGACGCCATGATTTTCAGGCCTTTCGCACTGCGGGCTGTGCTGCGCGTACCACCACGCGGGAGATTTTTTCCGTGGACTTCGCCGCCGAGGGCAAGTTGCTTTTTATTGATGTGCGCGGCAGCGGGTTTTTGCGCAACATGGTGCGGGTGATGGTCGGCACGCTGGTGGAAATCGGCCTGGGCAAGCGGCCACCCGAAGACATGGCGCGGTTGGTGGGCGACGGACGCGGGCGGGCGGGACCCACCGCGCCCCCGCAGGGTTTATGCCTGATGGAGGTCTGGTACTGA
- a CDS encoding energy-coupling factor transporter transmembrane component T family protein has protein sequence MSVLDDLILGRYEPGDSLLHRFDAPLKLVLVLVLVICAFSVARPTALVALSTLALTLVACSGVSWRLWWRGLRVFRWLFLFTLVLHVLFSPGRTLWGMAFLSYDGLLQGLRVVWQLGLAVVFSSLLTLTTSPARIALAFVTLASPLQSLRIPVARGGEFILLTLHFLPLLREELVVARAAESTGKPGIWAQARQARDQFAPVLVRLADRAEELAVLLARGEALPGAGPPEEVKTLPRWQNWALFGCAMLLPLYLLGTRLWPTFA, from the coding sequence ATGTCCGTCCTCGATGATCTGATTCTCGGCCGTTATGAGCCCGGCGATTCGCTGCTGCACCGTTTCGATGCGCCCTTGAAGCTGGTGCTCGTGCTGGTGCTGGTCATCTGCGCCTTCTCCGTTGCGCGGCCCACGGCCCTGGTGGCGCTAAGCACCCTGGCGCTGACGCTCGTTGCGTGCAGCGGTGTTTCCTGGCGCCTCTGGTGGCGTGGGCTGCGGGTGTTTCGCTGGCTGTTTCTGTTCACCCTGGTGTTGCATGTGCTGTTTTCTCCTGGGCGCACGCTCTGGGGCATGGCCTTTCTCTCCTATGACGGCTTGTTGCAAGGCCTGCGGGTGGTGTGGCAGTTGGGCCTGGCGGTGGTGTTCTCCTCTCTGCTCACCCTGACGACCTCTCCCGCGCGCATCGCTCTTGCCTTTGTGACGCTGGCCTCACCTCTGCAGTCGCTGCGGATTCCGGTGGCGCGCGGCGGGGAGTTCATTTTGCTGACTCTGCACTTTCTGCCGCTGTTGCGTGAGGAGTTGGTGGTGGCACGCGCGGCCGAGTCAACGGGTAAACCCGGCATCTGGGCGCAAGCCCGGCAGGCGCGGGATCAGTTTGCCCCCGTGCTGGTGCGGCTTGCGGATCGGGCCGAGGAACTGGCCGTGCTGCTGGCCCGCGGTGAGGCGCTGCCAGGAGCCGGCCCACCCGAAGAGGTAAAAACCCTGCCCCGTTGGCAGAACTGGGCCTTGTTCGGTTGTGCCATGCTGCTGCCCCTCTACTTGCTCGGTACGCGTCTATGGCCAACATTCGCCTGA
- a CDS encoding aspartate-semialdehyde dehydrogenase, giving the protein MSKPLNVAIVGATGAVGTEILQILGECDFTAADLRLLAGERSEGNFLEFQGEQILVERLAKDSFAGIDLAFFCAGEGISQEYCPLAVAAGALCIDTSGAWRMDPQVPLVVPEVNAADLAGCRAKGIVAIPTSATIQMVLALKPLHDAAKLRRVVVATYQAVSECGSRAIDELRKQVGELLNGRPAAPEVYPHQIAFNCLPLIGDILDQGNTRAEMSLVEETRKILGEPNLAMTATAVRVPVFYGHSEAINVETQGKVSADQARELLGAAAGLSVVDDPAHNLYPLAADAAGQDLVLVGRIREDQSVPNGLNLWVVADNLRKGAALNAVQIAEILAADYL; this is encoded by the coding sequence ATGTCAAAACCCCTCAACGTTGCCATCGTCGGTGCCACTGGTGCCGTGGGCACCGAAATCCTCCAGATTCTCGGCGAGTGCGATTTTACCGCAGCGGATCTGCGGCTTTTGGCTGGTGAGCGCTCCGAGGGCAATTTCTTGGAATTCCAGGGCGAGCAGATTTTGGTCGAGAGACTGGCCAAGGACTCCTTCGCGGGAATCGACTTGGCTTTTTTCTGCGCCGGCGAGGGGATAAGCCAGGAGTACTGCCCCTTGGCGGTCGCCGCAGGGGCCCTGTGTATCGATACCTCCGGTGCCTGGCGAATGGACCCCCAGGTGCCTCTGGTGGTGCCGGAAGTCAATGCCGCGGATCTGGCCGGCTGTCGTGCCAAGGGGATCGTCGCCATCCCGACCAGTGCCACCATCCAGATGGTCCTTGCCCTTAAACCCCTGCATGATGCCGCAAAGCTTCGTCGGGTCGTGGTCGCGACCTACCAGGCGGTATCGGAATGCGGCTCCAGGGCCATCGACGAGTTGCGCAAGCAGGTGGGGGAGTTGCTCAACGGGCGCCCCGCCGCCCCCGAGGTTTATCCGCACCAGATTGCCTTCAACTGTTTGCCATTGATCGGCGATATTCTCGACCAGGGCAATACCCGCGCGGAAATGAGTCTGGTGGAGGAAACGCGCAAAATTTTGGGCGAGCCCAATCTGGCGATGACCGCCACGGCGGTCAGGGTGCCGGTGTTTTACGGCCATAGCGAGGCAATCAACGTCGAAACCCAGGGCAAGGTCTCCGCCGATCAAGCGCGAGAACTGCTGGGCGCGGCGGCGGGCCTGAGTGTTGTCGACGACCCGGCGCACAACCTCTATCCGCTGGCGGCTGATGCCGCCGGCCAGGATCTGGTGTTGGTCGGTCGCATCCGTGAAGACCAATCCGTGCCGAACGGGCTCAACCTGTGGGTGGTCGCCGACAATCTGCGCAAGGGCGCCGCCCTGAACGCGGTGCAGATCGCTGAAATCCTGGCCGCCGACTATCTTTGA
- the leuB gene encoding 3-isopropylmalate dehydrogenase, with product MSKSFKVAVLPGDGIGPEVMAEALQVLDAVEKKYDVRFERTFANVGGAGIDLEGKALPQTTVDICKASDAILFGSVGGPKWESLPPDEQPERGALLPLRKIFGLYANLRPAIIFPALTGASSLKEEVIAGGFNVLVVRELTGGIYFSQPKGIEGQGRERIGIDTMRYSVPEIERITHVAFQAARKRDKRVMSIDKANVLSTSVLWREVVETVAKEYPDVKLSHMYVDNAAMQLVRWPKQFDVILCENMFGDILSDEAAMLTGSLGMLPSASLAEGSFGMYEPSGGSAPDIAGQGIANPIAQILSASMMLRYSFALVEAADAIDAAVEKVLNQGLRTGDIFQDRPGERKVNTKEMGAAIVAAL from the coding sequence ATGTCCAAGTCATTCAAGGTTGCGGTTCTGCCCGGCGACGGCATCGGCCCCGAAGTCATGGCCGAGGCTCTGCAGGTGCTCGACGCGGTAGAAAAAAAGTACGACGTGCGCTTCGAGCGTACCTTTGCCAATGTTGGGGGCGCCGGCATCGATCTCGAGGGCAAGGCCCTGCCGCAGACCACAGTTGATATCTGCAAGGCCTCCGACGCTATCCTGTTCGGCTCCGTGGGTGGGCCCAAATGGGAGAGCCTGCCGCCCGACGAACAACCCGAACGCGGCGCCCTGCTGCCCCTGCGCAAGATCTTCGGGCTTTATGCCAACCTGCGCCCGGCCATCATTTTCCCGGCCCTGACCGGGGCCTCGAGTCTCAAGGAAGAGGTCATCGCCGGAGGATTCAACGTGCTGGTGGTGCGCGAATTGACCGGCGGCATCTATTTTTCCCAGCCCAAGGGCATCGAGGGCCAGGGGCGCGAGCGCATCGGCATCGACACCATGCGCTACAGCGTGCCGGAAATCGAGCGCATCACCCATGTCGCCTTCCAGGCAGCGCGCAAGCGCGACAAGCGCGTGATGTCCATCGACAAGGCCAATGTCCTTTCGACCTCGGTGTTGTGGCGCGAAGTCGTGGAAACGGTGGCCAAGGAATACCCCGACGTCAAGCTCAGCCACATGTACGTCGACAATGCCGCCATGCAGCTGGTGCGCTGGCCCAAGCAGTTCGACGTGATTCTGTGTGAAAACATGTTCGGCGACATCCTCTCCGACGAGGCGGCCATGCTGACCGGCTCACTCGGCATGCTGCCTTCGGCGTCCCTGGCGGAGGGCAGCTTCGGCATGTACGAGCCCTCCGGCGGCAGCGCCCCCGACATTGCCGGGCAGGGCATCGCCAATCCCATCGCCCAGATCCTTTCGGCGTCCATGATGCTGCGCTATTCCTTTGCTTTGGTCGAGGCGGCCGATGCCATCGACGCTGCGGTGGAAAAGGTTCTCAACCAGGGCCTGCGCACCGGGGATATCTTCCAGGATCGTCCCGGGGAGCGCAAAGTCAACACCAAGGAGATGGGCGCGGCCATCGTCGCCGCGCTTTAA
- the leuD gene encoding 3-isopropylmalate dehydratase small subunit, whose amino-acid sequence MKKTFGGPAIFLDRSDINTDEIIPAKYLTEVTKEALKPYILEDLKLEGFDPKGEVLKNARVLVARENFGCGSSREHAPWVFEVNGIHTIIAQSYARIFRQNTFNGGMLAIELPQADIDRLFALGKDGAVEITVDLEGQTLKARADGSEENFSFDISPFDKALVQAGGWVDFADARY is encoded by the coding sequence ATGAAAAAGACCTTCGGCGGACCGGCGATTTTCCTCGACCGTTCCGACATTAATACCGATGAGATCATTCCCGCCAAGTACCTGACCGAAGTGACCAAGGAGGCTCTCAAGCCCTACATTCTCGAGGATCTCAAACTCGAGGGGTTCGATCCCAAGGGCGAGGTGCTGAAAAACGCCCGCGTGCTGGTAGCCCGTGAAAATTTCGGTTGTGGCTCGTCGCGCGAGCATGCCCCCTGGGTGTTTGAGGTCAACGGCATTCACACCATCATCGCCCAGAGTTATGCGCGCATTTTCCGGCAGAACACCTTCAACGGCGGCATGCTCGCCATCGAGTTGCCCCAGGCCGACATCGACCGCCTCTTTGCCCTGGGCAAGGACGGCGCCGTGGAGATTACCGTCGATCTTGAAGGGCAGACCCTCAAGGCGCGCGCCGACGGGAGCGAGGAGAACTTTTCTTTTGACATCAGCCCCTTCGACAAGGCCCTGGTGCAGGCGGGCGGCTGGGTCGATTTCGCCGACGCGCGGTATTAA
- a CDS encoding 3-isopropylmalate dehydratase large subunit: MGKTIAEKIFTAHLRDEPFPGTYVLDLDRVLCHEITTPVAIADLEARGKDRVFDNTKIKAVIDHVTPAKDSKTALQGKMLRDWAHRHAIKDFFDVGHNGVCHALFPEKGYIRPGFTVIMGDSHTCTHGAFGAFAAGVGTTDLEVGILKGVCAFRKPKTIRINLTGTLAPGVYAKDVILYVIGQIGVNGATDRVIEFRGNIVDEMSMEARMTLSNMAIEAGGTSGICLPDMTTVEYLWPFIQNDYPSKEAACEDFRRWHSDEDAVYEKVLDFDVSKLEPMVTYGYKPDCVKAVAEMAGARVDQVYIGTCTNGRIEDLRVAAAVLKGKKIAEHVRGIVSPATPKIFKDALHEGIIDIFMDAGFCVTNPTCGACLGMSNGVLAEGEVCASTSNRNFNGRMGKGGMVHLMSPATAAATAIAGVIADARKF, from the coding sequence ATGGGAAAGACCATCGCCGAGAAAATTTTCACCGCGCATCTGCGCGACGAGCCGTTCCCGGGAACCTATGTGCTCGACCTCGACCGCGTGCTCTGTCATGAGATCACCACGCCGGTCGCCATCGCCGATCTTGAGGCGCGCGGCAAGGATCGGGTGTTCGACAACACCAAGATCAAGGCCGTGATCGACCATGTGACCCCCGCCAAGGACAGCAAGACCGCCCTGCAGGGCAAGATGCTGCGCGACTGGGCGCATCGTCACGCCATCAAGGATTTCTTCGATGTCGGCCACAACGGTGTCTGTCATGCCCTGTTCCCGGAAAAAGGCTACATTCGCCCTGGTTTCACCGTCATCATGGGCGACAGCCACACCTGCACCCACGGCGCTTTTGGCGCCTTCGCCGCCGGGGTCGGCACCACCGATCTCGAAGTCGGCATCCTCAAAGGGGTGTGCGCTTTTCGCAAGCCCAAAACCATCCGCATCAACCTGACGGGAACCTTGGCACCGGGCGTCTATGCCAAGGACGTGATCCTCTACGTCATCGGCCAGATCGGCGTCAACGGCGCCACCGACCGGGTCATCGAGTTTCGCGGCAACATCGTCGACGAGATGTCCATGGAGGCGCGCATGACGCTCAGCAATATGGCCATCGAAGCCGGCGGCACCAGTGGTATCTGCCTGCCCGACATGACCACCGTGGAGTATCTCTGGCCCTTCATCCAGAACGATTACCCGAGCAAGGAAGCGGCCTGCGAGGATTTCCGCCGCTGGCATTCCGATGAGGACGCGGTGTACGAAAAAGTTCTCGATTTCGACGTCTCCAAACTCGAACCCATGGTCACCTACGGCTACAAGCCCGATTGCGTCAAGGCCGTGGCCGAGATGGCCGGTGCCCGCGTCGATCAGGTCTATATCGGCACCTGCACCAATGGGCGCATCGAGGATCTGCGTGTGGCCGCCGCGGTACTCAAGGGCAAAAAAATCGCCGAGCATGTGCGCGGCATCGTTTCTCCCGCCACGCCGAAAATTTTCAAGGACGCCCTCCATGAGGGGATCATCGACATCTTCATGGATGCCGGTTTCTGCGTGACCAACCCGACCTGCGGTGCCTGTCTGGGCATGAGCAACGGGGTTTTGGCCGAAGGCGAAGTCTGTGCCTCGACCAGCAACCGCAACTTCAACGGGCGCATGGGCAAGGGCGGCATGGTGCATCTGATGAGTCCGGCCACCGCTGCAGCCACGGCCATCGCGGGGGTGATCGCCGACGCGCGGAAATTCTAG
- a CDS encoding 2-isopropylmalate synthase, which translates to MSNERLIKIFDTTLRDGEQSPGASMNMDEKLRIAHQLEKLNVDAIEAGFPIASEGDFEAVKKVAQTIKGPQIAGLCRANNMDIDRAWEALKYAKERGRIHTFIATSDIHMKYKLKMSEQQVLDTAVKAVQRAKGYTPNVEFSAEDAVRTRLPFLAKVVQAVIEAGATTVNIPDTVGYTIPSEFFEIISYLREHVPNIEQAIISVHCHNDLGLAVANSLAAVQAGAGQVECTINGIGERAGNCSLEEVVMALRTRQDVLPYKTNVVTEHIYPTSRMLSTITGIVVQPNKAIVGANAFAHEAGIHQHGVIMEKSTYEIMTPESIGLNQNKLVLGKHSGRHAFKQRLEELGYDLNKEDLDKAFVRFKALADAKKEIFDEDLDAIIADEIVRMPEKYKLLQMNVSSGSFAAPTATVEMEVDGKVKKGAVMGVGPVDAAFKAIKKLTGSKAQLLAFNVGGITGGTDAQGECTVRLAADGRETIGQGAHPDIIVASAKAYINALNRLASTLERKSAQL; encoded by the coding sequence ATGAGCAACGAACGCCTCATCAAGATTTTCGACACCACTCTGCGCGACGGTGAGCAGTCGCCCGGCGCCAGCATGAACATGGATGAAAAGCTGCGCATCGCCCACCAGCTCGAAAAGCTCAACGTCGATGCCATCGAGGCCGGTTTTCCCATCGCGTCCGAAGGGGACTTCGAGGCGGTGAAAAAGGTCGCGCAGACCATCAAAGGTCCGCAGATCGCCGGTTTGTGCCGGGCCAACAACATGGACATCGACCGTGCCTGGGAGGCGCTCAAATACGCCAAGGAGCGCGGGCGCATCCACACCTTCATCGCCACCAGCGACATCCACATGAAATACAAGCTCAAGATGAGTGAGCAGCAGGTTCTGGATACAGCGGTCAAGGCGGTGCAGCGCGCCAAGGGTTATACCCCGAATGTGGAATTCAGTGCCGAGGATGCGGTGCGCACGCGCCTGCCGTTTCTGGCCAAGGTGGTGCAGGCGGTGATCGAGGCCGGCGCCACCACGGTCAACATTCCCGACACCGTGGGCTATACCATCCCATCGGAATTCTTCGAGATCATCAGCTATCTGCGCGAGCACGTGCCCAATATCGAGCAGGCCATCATCTCGGTACACTGTCACAATGACCTGGGTCTGGCCGTGGCCAACAGCCTGGCCGCCGTGCAGGCCGGCGCCGGCCAGGTCGAGTGCACCATCAACGGCATCGGCGAGCGCGCCGGCAACTGCTCCCTCGAAGAGGTGGTGATGGCATTGCGCACCCGTCAGGATGTGCTGCCCTACAAGACCAACGTCGTTACCGAGCATATCTATCCGACCAGCCGCATGCTCTCGACCATCACCGGCATCGTCGTGCAGCCCAACAAGGCCATTGTCGGCGCCAACGCCTTTGCCCACGAAGCGGGCATTCACCAGCACGGCGTGATCATGGAGAAATCCACCTACGAGATCATGACCCCCGAGTCCATCGGCCTCAACCAGAACAAGCTGGTGCTTGGTAAGCACTCCGGGCGTCATGCCTTCAAGCAGCGCCTGGAAGAACTCGGTTATGACCTCAATAAAGAGGATCTCGACAAGGCCTTCGTGCGTTTCAAGGCTCTGGCCGATGCCAAGAAGGAAATCTTCGACGAGGATCTCGATGCCATTATCGCCGATGAAATCGTGCGCATGCCCGAGAAGTACAAGCTGTTGCAGATGAATGTTTCATCGGGGTCCTTCGCCGCGCCGACCGCCACGGTGGAGATGGAAGTCGACGGCAAGGTGAAAAAAGGCGCAGTCATGGGTGTGGGGCCCGTCGATGCCGCCTTCAAGGCGATCAAGAAGCTCACCGGCAGCAAGGCTCAGTTGCTCGCCTTCAACGTCGGCGGAATCACCGGCGGTACCGACGCTCAGGGCGAATGCACCGTGCGCCTGGCCGCCGATGGGCGCGAAACCATCGGCCAGGGGGCGCACCCCGACATCATCGTCGCCAGCGCCAAGGCCTATATCAACGCCCTCAACCGCCTGGCCTCGACGCTCGAGCGTAAGAGCGCGCAACTCTAG